In one Choloepus didactylus isolate mChoDid1 chromosome 1, mChoDid1.pri, whole genome shotgun sequence genomic region, the following are encoded:
- the SLC5A3 gene encoding sodium/myo-inositol cotransporter, which translates to MRAVLETADIAIVALYFILVMCIGFFAMWKSNRSTVSGYFLAGRSMTWVAIGASLFVSNIGSEHFIGLAGSGAASGFAVGAWEFNALLLLQLLGWVFIPIYIRSGVYTMPEYLSKRFGGHRIQVYFAALSLILYIFTKLSVDLYSGALFIQESLGWNLYVSVILLIGMTALLTVTGGLVAVIYTDTLQALLMIIGALTLMIISIMEIGGFEEVKRRYMLASPNVTSILLTYNLSNTNSCNVNPKEDALKMLRNPTDEDVPWPGFVLGQTPASVWYWCADQVIVQRVLAAKNISHAKGSTLMAGFLKLLPMFIIVVPGMISRILFTDDIACINPEHCMQVCGSRAGCSNIAYPRLVMKLVPVGLRGLMMAVMIAALMSDLDSIFNSASTIFTLDVYKLIRKSASSRELMIVGRIFVAFMVVISIAWVPIIVEMQGGQMYLYIQEVADYLTPPVAALFLLAIFWKRCNEQGAFYGGMAGFVLGAVRLTLAFTYRAPECDQPDHRPGFIKDIHYMYVATALFWVTGLITVIVSLLTPPPTKEQIRTTTFWSKKSLVVKESCSLKDEPYKMQEKNILRCSENSEAINHVIRSGKSEDSLKGLQPEDVNLLVTCREEGNPVASLGHSEAETPVDAYSNGQAALMGEKERKKEAEDGSRYWKFIDWFCGFKSKSLSKRSLRDLMEEEAVCLQMLEETPRVKLILNIGLFAVCSLGIFMFVYFSL; encoded by the coding sequence ATGAGGGCTGTGCTGGAGACAGCAGACATTGCCATAGTGGCTCTGTATTTTATCCTGGTCATGTGCATTGGTTTTTTTGCCATGTGGAAATCTAATAGAAGCACCGTGAGTGGATACTTCCTGGCGGGGCGCTCTATGACCTGGGTAGCTATTGGTGCCTCTCTATTTGTGAGCAATATTGGGAGTGAGCACTTCATTGGGCTGGCAGGATCTGGAGCTGCGAGTGGATTTGCAGTGGGCGCATGGGAATTCAATGCCTTACTGCTTTTGCAACTTCTGGGATGGGTTTTCATCCCAATATACATCCGGTCAGGGGTATATACCATGCCTGAATACTTGTCCAAGCGATTTGGTGGCCATAGGATTCAGGTCTATTTTGCAGCCTTGTCTCTGATTCTATATATCTTCACCAAACTCTCAGTGGATCTGTATTCGGGTGCCCTGTTTATCCAGGAGTCTTTGGGTTGGAATCTTTACGTGTCTGTCATCCTGCTCATTGGCATGACTGCCTTGCTGACTGTCACCGGAGGCCTTGTTGCAGTGATCTACACAGACACTCTGCAGGCTCTGCTCATGATTATTGGCGCACTCACACTTATGATTATTAGCATAATGGAGATTGGTGGGTTTGAGGAAGTTAAGAGAAGGTACATGTTGGCCTCACCCAATGTCACCTCCATCTTGTTGACATACAACCTTTCCAACACAAATTCTTGTAATGTCAACCCTAAGGAAGATGCCCTGAAAATGTTGCGGAATCCGACAGATGAAGATGTTCCTTGGCCTGGATTTGTTCTTGGGCAGACCCCAGCTTCAGTATGGTACTGGTGTGCTGACCAAGTCATCGTGCAGAGGGTTCTAGCCGCCAAAAACATTTCTCATGCCAAAGGCTCTACTCTTATGGCTGGCTTCTTGAAGCTTCTGCCAATGTTTATCATAGTGGTCCCAGGAATGATCTCGAGGATACTGTTTACTGATGACATAGCTTGCATCAACCCAGAACACTGCATGCAAGTGTGTGGAAGCAGAGCTGGGTGCTCCAACATTGCCTACCCACGCCTGGTGATGAAGCTGGTTCCTGTGGGCCTCCGGGGACTAATGATGGCAGTGATGATTGCAGCTCTAATGAGTGACTTGGACTCTATATTTAACAGTGCCAGTACCATATTCACCCTTGATGTGTACAAACTCATCCGCAAGAGTGCAAGCTCCCGGGAACTAATGATTGTGGGGAGGATATTTGTGGCTTTTATGGTGGTGATCAGCATTGCATGGGTGCCAATCATTGTGGAGATGCAAGGAGGCCAGATGTACCTTTACATTCAGGAGGTAGCAGATTACCTGACACCCCCAGTTGCGGCCCTGTTCCTTCTGGCAATTTTCTGGAAGCGCTGCAATGAGCAAGGGGCTTTCTATGGTGGAATGGCTGGCTTTGTTCTTGGAGCAGTTCGTTTGACACTGGCCTTTACTTACCGTGCCCCAGAGTGTGACCAACCTGATCACAGGCCAGGCTTCATCAAAGACATCCATTACATGTATGTGGCCACGGCATTGTTTTGGGTCACAGGACTCATTACTGTAATTGTTAGCCTTCTCACGCCACCTCCCACAAAGGAGCAGATTCGCACTACCACCTTTTGGTCTAAGAAGAGCCTGGTGGTGAAGGAGAGCTGCTCCCTGAAAGATGAACCATATAAAATGCAAGAGAAGAACATTCTGAGATGCAGTGAGAATAGTGAGGCCATCAACCACGTCATCCGCAGTGGGAAATCTGAAGACAGCCTTAAGGGCCTTCAGCCTGAAGATGTTAATCTGTTGGTGACCTGCAGGGAGGAAGGGAACCCGGTGGCTTCCTTGGGTCATTCAGAGGCAGAAACACCGGTAGATGCTTATTCCAATGGGCAAGCAGCTCTCATgggtgagaaagagagaaagaaagaagcagaggaCGGCAGTCGATACTGGAAGTTCATAGACTGGTTTTGTGGCTTTAAAAGTAAGAGCCTCAGCAAGAGGAGTCTCAGAGACCTGATGGAAGAGGAGGCTGTTTGTTTACAAATGTTGGAAGAGACTCCACGAGTTAAACTCATACTGAACATTGGGCTTTTTGCTGTGTGTTCGCTTGGaattttcatgtttgtttatttttccttatga